Part of the Pedobacter roseus genome is shown below.
CAGGTAGTGTATCTCCGGCGGCAGCTACAATGTACACAGGATCGAGGGCTTCGTTTTTGGCCATCACAATTTCAAAACTGTAATTTCCGGCAGGTAGTGTAAAGCTCTGATAAATTTTACCATTTACAATTTTAGCCGTGCCGTCCCAGCCCATTTCCATGGCTAAACAGCCGCCCGAATCGGAACACCAACCACCCAGGCCGCCATGGTTTTTAATGTTTGCTGTAACTGTCCAATCGGCAATATTGCGCCACCTCCCTCCGCTGGCTGCAGCCAAAAATGGATTACCACTATTTTTGAAATAGGTTGCGGTAATATCTGCGCCTACACGTTGTGACTGAAATTCGGTAGAAAAGGTATCGATAGATATGGTATCTGGCAAAAATAAAGTACGGTACCTGATTCCTGTACCCGGTTTAATATCCGCTATTGACGTGGTGTTGTCATCGATTTTTGTCCTGATTTTTTTGACCACATTACTCAATGCGGTGTACTCAATTTCTGTTGCAAAAACCCCGGTTAAACGGTCCATGCCCAGCCAGGTAATTTTGGTTGCGCCCGATGCATCTGTAAAAGCCGATTCGATCGGCCTGTTAAAGAGTGAAGCCTGGTACCTTGCCCCGTACGATCGGCCTGTTTTATAAACCGGAATCGATTTATTACCCGCCGCATCGTAAGTATAAATCACAAAATTCTGTACTCCTTCGGTCACTTTCTCAACAAAATACTTCAGGGTATCGGTAGCATATTTTTTCTTTACCGGGATCACCACCGAATCTGCTTTATTATTCCAGAATATTTTGCAAATGGTAACTTTCGGATCTGCCAGGAAAAGCCCTTGTATAAATACCCTGTTATTACCCGATTTGATA
Proteins encoded:
- a CDS encoding DUF4998 domain-containing protein, producing the protein MNKQSIYKNRLTLTVLALAAVIFSACTKSDEYKKFTQGGEISYTGKLDSINIKSGNNRVFIQGLFLADPKVTICKIFWNNKADSVVIPVKKKYATDTLKYFVEKVTEGVQNFVIYTYDAAGNKSIPVYKTGRSYGARYQASLFNRPIESAFTDASGATKITWLGMDRLTGVFATEIEYTALSNVVKKIRTKIDDNTTSIADIKPGTGIRYRTLFLPDTISIDTFSTEFQSQRVGADITATYFKNSGNPFLAAASGGRWRNIADWTVTANIKNHGGLGGWCSDSGGCLAMEMGWDGTAKIVNGKIYQSFTLPAGNYSFEIVMAKNEALDPVYIVAAAGDTLPDVADVATSLGYTNFANNKFQFSLAQPTKVSVGFLASMTTGNQFWIVKSVTLKSL